One Hordeum vulgare subsp. vulgare chromosome 4H, MorexV3_pseudomolecules_assembly, whole genome shotgun sequence DNA window includes the following coding sequences:
- the LOC123451036 gene encoding senescence-specific cysteine protease SAG39-like produces MAIPKALLLAILGCICLCSSTVLSARDLGDAAMVERHEQWMAKFNRVYKDETEKAQRFEVFKANVAFIESFNAGYHKFWLGVNQFTDLTNDEFRATKTNKGLKRNGARAPTGFKYNNVSTDALPAAVDWRTKGVVTPIKDQGQCGCCWAFSAVAATEGIVMLSTGKLISLSEQELVDCDVHGVDQGCEGGEMDDAFKFIIQNGGLTTEANYPYTAQDGQCKTSVASNSVATIKGYEDVPTNDESSLMKAVANQPVSVAVDGGDVIFQHYSGGVLTGSCGTDLDHGIAAIGYGMASDGTKYWLLKNSWGTTWGESGYLRMEKDISDKSGMCGLAMQPSYPTE; encoded by the exons AtggctatcccaaaggctttgcttCTTGCCATCCTAGGCTGCATCTGCCTATGCAGTAGCACTGTTCTGTCAGCTCGTGACCTTGGCGACGCAGCCATGGTGGAGAGGCATGAGCAGTGGATGGCGAAGTTCAACCGTGTTTACAAGGATGAGACTGAGAAGGCGCAGCGGTTCGAGGTGTTCAAGGCCAACGTTGCCTTCATCGAGTCGTTCAATGCCGGATACCACAAGTTCTGGCTCGGTGTAAACCAATTTACCGACCTCACCAATGACGAGTTCAGAGCCACCAAGACCAACAAGGGCCTCAAAAGGAATGGTGCTAGGGCTCCAACTGGGTTCAAGTACAACAATGTCAGCACTGATGCACTTCCAGCGGCCGTAGATTGGAGAACCAAGGGCGTCGTCACCCCTATCAAAGACCAAGGCCAGTGTG GTTGTTGTTGGGCGTTTTCAGCTGTGGCCGCAACcgaaggcattgtgatgttgagcACGGGGAAGCTCATCTCCTTGTCTGAGCAAGAGCTGGTTGATTGTGATGTCCATGGTGTGGATCAAGGTTGTGAAGGTGGCGAGATGGACGACGCCTTCAAGTTCATCATACAAAACGGTGGTCTCACCACCGAGGCCAACTACCCATACACGGCACAAGACGGACAGTGCAAGACCAGCGTTGCAAGCAATAGTGTTGCAACCATCAAGGGCTACGAGGATGTACCCACAAACGATGAATCTTCTCTTATGAAAGCCGTTGCTAACCAGCCTGTATCAGTAGCTGTGGACGGAGGTGATGTCATATTTCAACACTACTCTGGCGGGGTACTGACCGGCTCTTGCGGAACTGATTTGGACCATGGGATAGCAGCTATTGGatatggcatggcgagtgatggaacTAAGTATTGGCTGCTGAAAAACTCATGGGGAACAACATGGGGAGAGAGTGGGTACCTCAGAATGGAGAAGGATATTTCTGACAAGAGTGGTATGTGTGGCTTGGCCATGCAACCTTCCTACCCCACCGAGTAG